In Desulfotignum phosphitoxidans DSM 13687, a single window of DNA contains:
- a CDS encoding glycogen synthase, whose protein sequence is MAQKPRILIVTPEVTYLPEDMGTRSNYSAKAGGLADVSAALISALFDLGCDVHVALPDYRSIFDGATTKTHSRELAKIRKRLDEERIHLAADRAFYYLNNVYSGYSDMDLKVSLAFQREVINNIIPRVEPDIIHCNDWMTGLIPAMSRKMEIPCLFTIHNIHTMTSTLAEIEDRGIDAASFWQWLYFKTPPENYEESRAWNRVDFLSSGVFAAHYVNTVSPTFLKEIVEDRHSFVEPCLKNELSNKYYSGCATGILNAPEPEFNPAVDDLVRYNYGPKNHKPFKAANKAYLQKILDLEENENAPLFFWPSRLDPVQKGCQLLADIMYQMVDRYWDQGLQIVSVASGAYEKYFHEIVRFHGLGRRVSICGFNEGLSHQAFAAADFVLMPSAFEPCGLPQMIGGIYGSLPIVFDTGGLHDTVTQLDPAADTGNGFLFNVHDAQGLFWAMDRAMDFYMMDEQIREHQIHRIMIDSVLRFNHSRCAELYINLYEKMLQRPFLV, encoded by the coding sequence ATGGCACAAAAACCCCGAATTCTGATTGTGACACCGGAAGTCACCTATCTGCCCGAAGATATGGGAACCCGGTCCAACTATTCTGCCAAGGCCGGTGGGCTGGCGGATGTGTCTGCGGCCCTTATTTCCGCTTTGTTCGACCTGGGGTGCGATGTGCATGTGGCCCTGCCGGATTACCGGTCCATCTTTGACGGGGCCACCACCAAGACCCACAGCCGGGAACTGGCCAAGATCCGCAAACGCCTGGATGAAGAGCGGATCCATCTGGCCGCGGACCGGGCATTTTATTATCTGAACAATGTGTATTCCGGATATTCCGATATGGATCTGAAAGTATCTCTGGCATTCCAGCGGGAGGTGATCAACAACATCATTCCCAGAGTGGAACCCGACATCATTCACTGCAATGACTGGATGACCGGGCTGATTCCGGCCATGTCCCGGAAAATGGAGATCCCCTGCCTGTTCACCATTCACAACATCCATACCATGACTTCCACTCTGGCGGAGATCGAGGACCGGGGCATTGATGCGGCCTCGTTCTGGCAGTGGCTGTACTTTAAAACGCCGCCGGAAAACTATGAAGAAAGCCGGGCGTGGAACCGGGTGGATTTTCTCTCCTCCGGGGTGTTTGCGGCCCATTACGTGAACACGGTAAGTCCCACTTTTTTAAAAGAGATCGTGGAGGACCGTCATTCGTTTGTGGAACCCTGCCTTAAAAACGAATTGTCCAACAAGTATTATTCCGGATGTGCCACGGGCATTCTCAACGCGCCGGAGCCGGAATTCAACCCGGCCGTGGATGATCTGGTCCGATACAATTATGGACCTAAAAACCACAAACCGTTCAAGGCGGCCAACAAAGCCTATCTGCAAAAAATTCTGGATCTGGAGGAAAACGAGAATGCGCCGTTGTTTTTCTGGCCCTCCCGGCTGGATCCCGTGCAGAAAGGGTGCCAGCTGCTGGCCGACATCATGTATCAGATGGTGGACCGGTACTGGGATCAGGGGCTGCAGATCGTGTCCGTGGCATCCGGGGCCTATGAAAAATATTTTCACGAAATCGTCCGGTTCCACGGCCTGGGCCGGCGTGTCAGCATTTGCGGATTCAACGAGGGGTTGTCCCACCAGGCCTTTGCCGCAGCTGATTTCGTGCTCATGCCTTCGGCGTTCGAACCCTGCGGCCTGCCCCAGATGATCGGCGGCATTTACGGCTCTTTGCCCATCGTATTTGACACCGGCGGGCTGCATGACACCGTGACCCAGCTGGACCCGGCAGCAGACACGGGCAACGGATTTCTGTTCAATGTCCATGATGCCCAGGGGCTTTTTTGGGCCATGGACCGGGCCATGGATTTTTACATGATGGATGAACAGATCAGAGAACACCAGATCCACCGGATCATGATCGACAGCGTGCTAAGGTTCAACCACTCCCGGTGTGCCGAATTGTATATCAATCTGTATGAAAAAATGCTCCAGAGGCCCTTCCTTGTCTGA
- a CDS encoding alpha amylase C-terminal domain-containing protein, with translation MSDPGIFNDPGLLAYADIIQSRHRAAQDLEQTIRTGHDGALTGFADYHLRFGLHVDPSRQQWVFTEWAPYATDMFILCDRNHWQCVPEFQVPKINDTVFEARFDADQFAHQDLFRLKVIWPGGQGDRIPTAARRAVQDPGTLIFNAQVWDPPDSYVWQAPIPGTPSGPALIYEAHPGMALEAERVGTWTEFEQHILPKIIDAGYNILQLMAVQEHPYYGSFGYHVSSFFAPSSRFGTPEDLKALIDAAHTNGIRVLMDIVHSHSVKNEVEGLSRFDGTLYQFFHDGPKGMHRLWDSRCFDYGKPMVRKFLLSNLRYWIEEFHVDGFRFDGVTSMVFTDHGLDRAFVSYDDYFGPDVDLDALNYLYTANRLVHDLNPFAVTIAEDVSGYPGLAAGTNVGGYGFDFRFAMGIADFWIKMVKEIRDEDWPMGLLWHELTNHRAEEATISYAECHDQALVGDQTLMMRLMGPRIYTDMHKDHAGIDTFRAVALHKMIRLVTLATSHAGYLNFMGNEFGHPEWVDFPSDQNHFSFKYARRQWSLKYDPELFYNHLYQFDRHMICLAKETGLFESGHPDLYYIHEDHKIIAFARKDLFFVFNFHPSHSFFDYQVDARPGRYRLILDTDPSRFGGHDRVVPDQIFFSVSKPFTSSGQGRLSLYLPSRTALVLKQMS, from the coding sequence TTGTCTGATCCCGGAATATTCAACGACCCGGGTCTGCTGGCATATGCTGACATTATCCAGTCCCGGCACCGGGCCGCCCAGGATCTGGAACAAACGATCCGGACCGGGCATGACGGGGCTTTGACCGGGTTTGCCGATTATCATTTGCGGTTCGGCCTGCATGTTGATCCTTCCCGGCAGCAGTGGGTGTTCACGGAATGGGCTCCTTATGCCACGGACATGTTTATCCTGTGTGACAGAAACCACTGGCAGTGTGTGCCGGAATTTCAGGTGCCTAAAATTAATGACACCGTGTTTGAAGCCCGGTTTGATGCCGATCAATTCGCCCACCAGGACCTGTTCCGCCTGAAAGTGATCTGGCCCGGAGGGCAGGGAGACCGGATTCCCACGGCAGCCCGGCGGGCGGTCCAGGATCCGGGCACCCTGATTTTCAACGCCCAGGTGTGGGACCCGCCGGATTCCTATGTGTGGCAGGCCCCGATCCCGGGAACCCCCTCCGGCCCGGCCCTGATTTACGAAGCCCATCCCGGCATGGCCCTGGAAGCCGAGCGCGTCGGCACCTGGACCGAATTTGAGCAGCATATCCTGCCCAAAATCATTGATGCCGGATACAACATCCTCCAGTTGATGGCCGTGCAGGAGCATCCCTATTACGGATCTTTCGGATATCATGTGTCTTCGTTTTTTGCCCCGTCCTCCCGGTTCGGCACACCCGAAGATCTCAAGGCGCTCATTGATGCGGCCCACACAAACGGCATCCGGGTGCTCATGGACATCGTCCATTCCCACAGCGTGAAAAACGAGGTGGAAGGCCTGTCCCGGTTTGACGGTACGTTGTACCAGTTTTTCCATGACGGTCCCAAAGGCATGCACCGGTTATGGGATTCCCGGTGTTTTGACTATGGAAAACCCATGGTGAGAAAATTTCTGCTGTCCAACCTGCGGTACTGGATTGAAGAGTTTCATGTGGACGGGTTCCGGTTTGACGGGGTCACTTCCATGGTGTTTACCGACCACGGCCTGGACCGGGCGTTTGTGAGTTATGACGATTATTTCGGTCCGGACGTGGATTTGGATGCCTTGAATTATCTGTACACTGCCAACCGGCTGGTGCATGACCTCAATCCTTTTGCTGTGACCATTGCCGAGGATGTGAGCGGCTATCCCGGGCTGGCGGCCGGAACCAATGTCGGCGGATACGGGTTTGACTTCCGGTTTGCCATGGGAATCGCTGATTTCTGGATTAAGATGGTCAAGGAAATCCGGGATGAGGACTGGCCCATGGGACTTCTGTGGCATGAACTCACCAACCACCGGGCCGAAGAAGCCACCATCTCCTATGCTGAATGCCATGATCAGGCCCTGGTGGGAGATCAGACGCTGATGATGCGCCTGATGGGTCCCCGGATCTACACGGATATGCATAAAGACCATGCCGGCATTGACACTTTCCGGGCTGTGGCCCTGCACAAGATGATCCGCCTTGTCACTTTAGCCACGTCCCATGCCGGATATCTCAATTTCATGGGCAACGAGTTCGGCCATCCCGAATGGGTGGATTTCCCGTCTGATCAGAACCATTTTTCATTCAAATACGCCCGGCGCCAGTGGTCATTGAAATATGACCCGGAACTTTTTTACAATCATTTATATCAGTTCGACCGGCACATGATCTGCCTGGCCAAAGAAACCGGGTTGTTTGAATCCGGGCATCCGGATCTTTATTATATTCATGAAGATCACAAGATCATCGCCTTTGCCAGGAAAGACCTGTTTTTTGTTTTCAACTTCCATCCGTCCCATTCTTTTTTCGACTATCAGGTGGATGCACGGCCGGGCAGATACCGGTTGATCCTGGACACGGACCCGTCCCGGTTCGGGGGCCATGACCGGGTGGTACCGGACCAGATTTTTTTTAGTGTTTCCAAGCCTTTCACGTCTTCCGGGCAGGGCCGATTATCCCTGTACCTGCCCTCCCGCACGGCCCTGGTGCTCAAACAGATGTCCTGA